A stretch of DNA from Nonlabens ponticola:
AACCGACCTGCATCCTGATGGCGCCATCTTTGCGCGCGGCGCCTGTGACGATAAGGGCCAGATGTACATGCACGTCAAGGCGATGGAATATATGACAACCAACAACGAGTTGCCCTGTAACGTCAAATTCATGATTGAAGGTGAAGAAGAAGTAGGTAGCGAGTCACTGGAGTGGTTCCTAGAACGCAATCAGGAAAAATTGGCTAATGACGTGATCCTGATTTCAGACACCGGTATGATTTCTAAGGAAACGCCTAGCATCACGACAGGCCTGCGTGGCCTTAGTTATGTAGAGGTAGAAGTTACAGGACCCAATCGTGACCTGCACTCTGGATTGTACGGTGGTGCCGTTGCCAATCCCATTAATATCTTGTGCGATATGATTGGGCAATTGCATGATGAAAACAATCATATTACCATACCTGGTTTTTATGATAAAGTTGAAGAACTAAGCACAGAAGAACGTGCCGAAATGGCCAAAGCACCTTTCTCTCAAGAGGCCTACAATAAGGCGCTGGACATCAACGCAGAGCATGGTGAGAAAGGCTACACCACAAATGAGCGCAACAGCATAAGACCAACACTAGACGTTAATGGTATTTGGGGTGGATACACTGGTGAAGGTGCCAAAACCGTCATAGCCAGCAAGGCGTTTGCCAAAATCTCCATGCGCCTGGTTCCAGATCAGGACTGGAAAGAAATTACAGAGCTTTTCAAGAAACATTTTGAGAGCCTCGCACCAGAAAGTGTCACCGTCAAGGTAATGCCACATCATGGTGGTATAGCCTACGTCACGCCTATCGACTCCATAGAATATCAGGCAGCTAGTGCAGCTTATGAAGATACCTTTGGTAAAAAACCTATTCCACAACGTAGCGGTGGCTCCATTCCTATTGTCGCGCTATTTGAGAAGCAACTTAATAGCAAGTCTATTTTGATGGGCTTTGGGCTGGACAGCGATGCCATTCACTCGCCTAACGAGCACTTTGGCGTCTGGAATTATCTTAAGGGCATCGAGACCATTCCACATTTTTACAAGCACTACACCGCGATGAAGAAGTAGCAGTAAATAATACTCTATCAAAAAGTCCCATGAGTAGTTCATGGGACTTTTTTGTTTACGCTTTCGCGAAAGCGGTATAAAAACCAGACTACCTAGCTTTATGAGTTCTGGTCAACACATAACGTATATCATAGATATCGACTGGCTCTGTGCAGCGTATAAGAACGCGTCCGCCGTTAGCTTCCCAAGTATTTAAGGTGTAGGCATTGAAGGAACTCAAGTAATAGTGCTCGATACCATTACCCTTAGTCAACACAAAATCCCTGGTGTAGATGTTTCCTACCGTACCTCCAATGTTGATGGATAGAGTAACTCGAGTATCCTCATTTGTACGAGGTCTCATTTTAAATTCAATAACCACATTGAGACCATCGCCGTTGCGTCCAGTGATCGTTTGCGAGGCCACATTATAGAATTCAGAAACATCCACGGGCAACTGTGATTCAATCTTACTACCCGCATTGTTAGGTAAGTAGTAGGTAGTATTTGCAGCTACCAGTCCTGGTGATGTGTCGGTAAATTGCGTATCATTATAAACTGCCCAACCCGTATAATCGCTATTGGTCGTTGTCGATGACATCTCTTGCCATGTATTACCATCATAATAATTAAAGGCATCGATATCAGTATCATAGACCAAAAGGCCTTTGGCAGGATTTACAATTGCAGCAATCTGCGCACTAGTCATCCTAGGTGTCAACATACCTTGGGTCGTTGAGCTTACATCCAGCAATGATGATGGATCAGGATCGGTAGTACCTATACCTACTTGTGCCATTGAAGTAAGGGAAAAGCACAAGAGAACGATAACGATGTAGAGTCTCTTCATTTTTATTCACTTATGGTAATTAAAATTAGATTTTTATTAGTCGAGTAGGGTACTTTTTGAAGATTAAAAATAGTAAAAATCGATTAAAAGCATGTTTATACTAAAAACTTGGATTTGGATTGAATTGTTTTGAGGTTTACGCTTTCGCGAAAGCTTAATTTCTTTCCGACCGCATCCATAGCAATCATCTTATAAATATTAGCATCTATCCTGCAAGACGGCATCGTGCTATGGCACCAAGATTGAGAAATACAACAGCTCAGTCACATGATCGTTAATCGTATATCAACTCTTGATCGACAATTTATCGCAACTTGAGCCTGTTTTGCTGAGTTTTGCTCAACATCTATTACCTATGCCTCACTTGGCATATTTTGTAGTTTCATCTATTCCAGCGCGAGATGCGGACCTGCGTCAGCATGACAGTACATCTTAGATTATTGAGCTTGGAATTCGAGATTTTGAACTTGGAACTTGGGTTTTTCCCATTAAAATAGTTCTCGACTTCGCTCGAACAAGCAGTTTGGAACTCGGAACTTGGAGCTTGGAGCTTGGAGCTTGGAGCTTGGAATTTGAAAATTCCACCTTCTACACTTGTAGAATTGCATTTTTATTCTACATTTGTAGATGTGGTTCTAAATACATAGAAATGAAGTTATCAAAGTCAGAAGAAGAATTGATGAACATCATCTGGAAAAAGGAAAAAGCCTTTATGAAAGATTTACTAGAAGCCTACCCTGAACCCAAACCTAAAAGTACGACCATCGCTACCATGCTCAAACGCATGACCGATAAAGGTTTTGTTGGCTACAAATTGTATGGAAATAGCCGTCAGTACCACGCACTTATTGAAAAAAGCGCTTACTTCTCAAAGCATGTCAACGGATTGATCAAGAATTTCTTTAACGACAGCGCCTCGCAGTTTGCTTCATTCTTCACCAAAGAAACCAATCTATCACAAAAAGAACTGAAAGAACTCAAGAAAATTATTGATGACCAAATTAAAGACGCCTAGCAATGGAACAGCATCTTATAAATAGCTCTATTTGTCTGTTCAGCTTATGGCTGACTTATAAATTATTACTGGAAAATACCAGCTGGCATCGTTTCAAAAGATTTTATTTACTGGGTAGCGTGGTAGCTTCTGCGATAGTTCCACTTATTGTGGTGCGCACAATCGTTATACCGGTACAGATATATCAAACACCTGTGATACCAGAGTTTGAGTATGTTGAAACGACAGTAGCAGAAACTGGATTTCAAATAGATTGGATGATGGTCCTGATGGCCATTTACATTATCGGCACCTTGATCATGGCAACAAGGCTAGCGCTCAATCTACGCAATCTTAGAGTCCAACCAACGGACGAGATCACAGAATACAAAAACTATCAGCTTGTTCTTAGATCATTGATAGAAGTTCCGCATTCGTTTTTAAATAAGATTTATGCTTCCAGAAAAAACTATCATGCTGGCAGAATTCCTGAAGTAGTTCTAGATCATGAGAAAGCACATCTGGATCAAAAGCACAGTCTGGATATTCTATTTATAGAAGCCCTTATCGTCCTGATGTGGTTCAATCCGCTGGTGTATTTACTTAAATATTCGGTTAAACTCAATCACGAATTCCTAGCCGATCAAGCCGTGATCGCTGCAGGTGCTAACACACATCAATATCAAGAAACGCTGCTTGCATTTACCGCTGGCAAACAGCAACGAGCACTTGCCAACACCTTTAATTTTCCCATCATCAAGAAAAGATTTACCATTATGAAAACACAGACAAACCATACTGCTGGACTTTTGAGAAGTCTAGCCATTATTCCAGTTCTTGCTCTTCTTGTGATAAGCTGCGGTCAAGAAGAAACTGTCATGGAAACAGATGTCATCGAAGAAGAAAAATCTGAGGAATTAGACGAAAAATTTATTGTTATTGAAGCAAAAGCTAACGAAGGCGTCGTTTATGTAAAAGGTGTTGATTACAAGTATGTACGAGATGATGCCAAAATCAACTTCTATGATTCCGTAGGAAATAAAATTGACTTTGAAAATCAAGGGTATACCTTAATAGAAATAGAAGAAATCGATGAAGAAATCATTTATGAGCAAATTGATATTACAGCGAAAGAAATCAAAGAGTACGACAATCTAGCTCAAAAACACACCGCTGAACTAGAAGAAAAAGGAAATTCCATTTTTCTAGGAAAAGAGACTACGAGAATGCAAGCTCTTTGGCATAATATGAATACCCAACAAAAAGCCAAAGCAGAGCCATGGCCATATGTAGGTGTAGGTGATACCGAAGCCGGTGAAATCGCAGCGCCACCAGTACCTAAGAAAAATGATACTATGTTATCAGGTATGCCATTGTCCAATGGAGCCAAAATTATATATGCGCCAGTATCAATGCCTGCTTATGATTTCAATGCCAATTTTTATAATCAATCCGATTTAGCCAAACTCAGAAAACAATACGGTCAAAATCTTATAGCAATTACTGGTTACACGAACTATGAAGGAAATAGATATGAATATGCCGAAGATTACAAAGGCGGTACGTATTTCAATGAAAATATGGAAATGGTCGATCTTGAAAAAAAAGCTAGAGGCAAAATAATTCGCAAAACCATATTGCCACCACCGCCGCCACCGCCGATGCCATCTAATGCAAGCATCATTAAAGGTCTGAATAACGGTAGCATGAAGTTATTCATTAAAGGAAATCCTGCTAGCACAAGTGAGGCGGCACGCCTTCCAGAATCTTATAAGAATAATGAGATGTACATGAAACGTAAGAATGGCGTCTTAAATATTTATTTTGAAGGTGAATTAAACGATAAGGCCGCCACAGAGAAGATATCACCGCAAATAACTACCGATAAAGACAAGCAAACAGCAAGTATTCAAAACGGCTCATGGAAAGATGTGAAATACTTTCTACAATCAGGAACAGAAAGTACATCAGAGTCGCAAGCCAATGAAGATTACCAAAAAAGAATGGCATTTCTAAATTTAGCCGACAAACAATTAAAGCCAGTTAACTATACTATTGATGGCAGAAAGGTAAACCAAGCTCAAGTGAAGCAATTGATTGCAAGCAATAACTCGGTACCGTTCTCTTTGGTCACTGAAAAAGGTGATCAACATGAGCTAGCTTTCAAAACTTCGAATGAAAGAATATCAGCCACTGAGCTTCAAAAGATGTATTCGCGCTTATTTGAGACCGTAGATCTTAACAAGAATAGAAAACAGTTTGTACTTGTATCGTCAAATGCTACCACAAGACCTCAACAGGATACTCTTTACACGATTACCGATAAAGCCACAAATGAGAAGATGGATGTCAGATTTGTAAGAACAGAAGATCCCTACTCTTTTTATGAGCTTAATGGTGATAGAGGCGATGGTACTTTTATTCATAATGGCGTCAAATACAAATACAACATGCCCACCGACCTGAGCCTAGAACTTTTTGACGAGGATGGAAAAAAACTTACATCTGATCAAATCAAAAAGTTGAAATTAGTACTAACTCCTATCTGGAACAGCAAATCAGAAGAAAAAGTACTTAAAAATGACCCAGTAGTACGACAATATTTTGAAAATGGAAATGCCGTATTTTTCCATAGAGACGGCTATACAAACGATTATGCAGAAATGATCGCCTATGATTTTGGCGACACCTATATTCATAAATTCTTGGAACACGGCAAACTAAGAATTGACCTGATCCCATACAGCTGGAAAAAAACTAATCCAACATTGATTGACTTCTTTAAAAGAGATAATATTTAAACTGAGCGTAAACTCAAGTTCAAGTCTAATACCATTTCGTTTATCCGCACGTTATAGTCTTCTAATCAAGAGACTATGCAATCATTTTTCATCTTCTGCAGCGGCGCAGATGCAGACCTACTGGACCAGTGCAGTGCTGGCGAGCGCAACAAATATGCAGGTATAGGCGCCACGGTATTTTTTACGGCACTTATGGCGTTTTTTGCGGCTAGCTATGCGTTATTCACTGTATTTGATAGCTATTTAATTGCTAGTGCTTTTGGCTTGGTTTGGGGTTTGTTAATCTTCAATCTGGATCGCTATATCGTGAGCACGCTCAAGAAAAGTGACAGGAAAATTAATGAGATCTGGCAGGCGACGCCGCGCATTCTGCTGGCGATTATCATTGCCGTCGTCATTTCAAAACCGTTGGAGCTCAAGATCTTTGAAAAGGAGATCGATCAGGTGCTGCTGGAACAAAAGAATCAGTTGACATTAGCTAATCAGGAACAAGTTGGCTTGCTGTATGCTGGTGACGAGTTAGCTTTCGCGAAAGCTATACAAGAATTAAACAACGAAATTGCGACCAAGGAAGCGCAAGTCGAGCAACTATACAGCACGTACATCGCAGAGGCCGAAGGAACCGCAGGCACCAACCGCATAGGAAAAGGACCAGTTTATCAAGAGAAACGCGACAAACACGACGCCGCACTCGCTGAATTGACATCACTCAAAGCCATCAACGCAGCCAAAATTGCAGACCTTGAATCGCAGCTAGCACAACTGCAAACCCAAGAAGCCGAACAGCTTGCCGCAACGCAGCCCGTAATTGATAATTTTGATGGATTGATGGCGCGTATTGCTGCGCTCAACTCGCTACCGTTCTTGACTTCGTTCTTCATTTTTCTCTTGTTTCTAGCGGTAGAAACCTCACCAATTATTGCCAAACTACTCGCACCGCGCGGTGAGTATGACTACAAGCTAGCCGAGCGTGAGAACCTTGTAAAATCATGGGTGTTGCAGCAACAGTCACAGCAACAAATCCTCATGCAAACCGATCGTGAACTCAACAACCGAGTTTACAGCGACATCGCCGACGAGGACGAACTCTACCAGTACAAAAAGAAAACCGCACGCCAACTCATGCAAAAACAAGCCGATGCTTTCTATGAGAAGCAAAAACGTATTTTGGGGTAGATGGAGGATTAAGAGTGTGGAGTATGGAGTATGGAGTATGGAGTATGGAGTATGGAGTATGGAAACTGAACGATTCTTATGACATCTATGCTTAATTAAAGAACTCGTACTTGTCATGCTGAGTTCAGCTCAGCATCTTGCACAGTTTAAATTATACAATAAGCGTGGATTCATAAGCAACGCACATGTTCTATCACCGCAATGCTCTATCATCTTAGCCGCAAGACGTATCTTGCTACCATGTTTTTTCTACCTAAGGATCTTGATGATTACATAGTGCAGCACTCTCAGGACGAGCCGCAAATTTTGCAGGATTTGACACGCGAGACCTATCGCAAGGTATTGCAACCCATCATGCTTTCTGGCGCTTATCAGGGTCGCGTGTTGAGTATGATCTCACAGTTGCGCGCACCTAAACAAGTTCTAGAAATTGGCACATTCACGGGTTATTCCGCACTGTGTTTGATGGAAGGCATGCCCGATGGCAGTGAACTGCACACTATTGATATCAATGAAGAACTTGAGGATATGGCTGCTGGATACTTTGCACGCTTTCGCGAAAGCGAGAACAAAAACATCACCATCCACCAACATATAGGCGATGCAACTACCATTATACCATCACTGCAAGCTGGCTTTGATTTAGTCTTCATTGATGCAGACAAGCCTAACTACGTCAATTACTACCACCAAGTCATGGAAAAAGTGACATCTGGCGCCTTGATCATTACCGATAATGTCCTGTGGCACGGGAAAGTTGTGAAAGATGTAAAGCCTAAGGATAGCTCAACACCTATCCTATTAGAATACAACAAATTGCTTAAGGAAGATCCTAGATTACAAACTGTTTTGTTAAGCGTGCGTGATGGTTTGACACTAAGTCGAGTGCTGTAATTTCTGGAAAATTGCCACCATCGCTTTATAGAATAAAATCCCTAGAAGTAAGCCAACGAGCATGCCCACGATCACATCAAACGGATAGTGAACACCAACCATGATGCGCGATAAGGCAAACGTCAAGGGCCATAGGTAAAATAACAAATACCATCGTGACCAGCTGTATTTCCTAAGCAACAACACTACAAAAGTGGTCACTGCAAAGCTTACAGCACTATGACCAGACCAGAAGCTAAAGTTCTCTGGCATCTGGAATACATTGATGGCATCTACCAAAGCTGGTTCGTTATTAGGTCGCAGTCGTTGCACCTGATCCTTGACTACATTAGTAAGCCACAACGTGACGCTAGCAACAGTAAATACACCAAGAATGGAGGCTAGACCACGACGCCAACGCAGCTTGTAAATAAGTATAAAAAAGAAGAGCAAATAGAGCGGTATCCAATTCTCGATTTGCGTGACAAATAACCAAAACTCATTAAATCTACTAATAGGCAATCCATTGATAAACCTGAAGATGTCCTGATCGATCTGGACGAGTGATTCCCACATTAGCGCATCTTGCGTTTGATAGATCCAGATTCTTCTATCTGGTCTTTTACTTCCTCGATTTGTTGGGTAATCTTTTTAACGTCTTCATTGAAGCCGTGCTCCTCGGCACTTTTTGTGATCTCATTTTTTAGATCATCGGTAGCGTTACGCACTGTACTCATGGCCTTGGCAATACCACGGGCAATCTCTGGCAACTTGTCAGAGCCAAAGACCAATATAATCACCAGGCCGACGATCATCATCTCTGGCGTGCTTATAAAAAGTGGTAGTGAAAACATATTACAAATATACAATCTTGTATATCGCGGCACTATTTTTAGTCGGTGGACTGCGGTAGATAATTAAAATACTCTATGGTATTTTCAATACCATCAGCATCGTTAGTTTGAACCGTGCGGCTTATAGGGAACATACGATTATCAAGCTCATACTCGTACTCAATCGCTCGCTCCACAAATATGGTGCTTGAGGTGCGTACAACATCAATCCTGCGCGTGGGCAAATAACGTGTGTAAGGAACAAAATCTGGAAAGATCAAGAACCGTAAAACATCATTCATATCCCTAAAAGGATTGTTATTGAACACATAGACAAAATCAGAATATCGTTCTACGGTAAAACCATTTTCCGCTAGCTCATCGATACGTCTCACATTAAAATTCTCACTGTAATTGTATCGCAAATCGCTTACAAACTCTTCCTCATTATCATTCTCGTCTAGCGTTACCGTTCTTGCGCGGTCAATACGGTTTTGTAAATCAATTTCCAAGATCGTGCGTTGTCTATCGCCAGTAGGAAAGGTTTTAAGTACCGTTAGCTCGTTAGCATCATAGGAAATATCTTGGGTGATCGTTCCTTCATCATTTTGCTGCACGATGCGATTAAGTCTATTGTTAGCCGCGTATTCTAATGATACTGTTCTATCGTCCTCACCTCCAAATTCAATACTCTCAATTAAGTCGAGATCATTGTAGGACAAATCATAGGTCTGGAAGCTATTGGATTCTTCATCGTCACTCACGGCAATATCTGACAGGCGCACCAGATCATCTACTGGCTCTTCAATACCTACTTGATCATTTTCAAAATTATCGTCGCTATCGTCACAAGACATAAATATCCCAAGACATAGAACAATCGCTATAACGTGAATTGACTTCATACTTCTATAAACACAAAAAAGCCAGATTCATTGTGAATCTGGCTTCAAATTTATGGTTTAAAGAACGGTTAGTTCTTCATTTCCTCAAACTTATCTACTGTTGCTTCCTGCGGCCATGTGTTATTGGTCACGTCAACATCAGCAGTTTCTAGGTTAGGATCTATAACGATTTTTGTCACCTCTTTCATGGTGGCTTTACTTATAGTTACTTCCTTGTCATTGTATCTCCAGATTTCCGCTGGGTGCGTTACCATCTCTGTAGAGCCATCTGCATAAGTGTACTCAAGGATGATAGGCATCACCAATCCACCTGGCTTCTCAACAGTAACCTGATAGAAGTATTTAGGAGACTTCATCATACCACGTTCTTCTGGTGTGAAGTTGTCCATAAGGTACTCGTTAAGAGCCACAGCTTCTTCTTTAGGATCTTTTCCCTTGAGATTCTCATCAAATTCTTCACTGCCTTCTTTTACCATAAAAACTAACGGTGGTAAACGATCTAGTGGAATTCCTCTTTCTTCAGCGATTTTCTTAGTTTCTGCATTGATCTCATTGGAAACATAAAATCTATCAACCTCACCAATAGCCATATCTGTATATTGAGTTGTATAGAACCAGCCTCTCCAGAACCAGTCTAGATCAACGGCACTTGCATCTTCCATGGTGCGGAAGAAATCCTCAGGCGTTGGGTGCTTGAACATCCATCGCTGTGAATACGTACGGAATGCATAGTCAAATAAATCTCTACCCATGATTGTCTCACGCAAAATGTTCAAACCAGTAGCTGGCTTTGCGTAGGCGTTAGAACCAAATTGGTAGGTATTGATACCCTTTGTCATGATAGGTGCAATAAATCTTTGATCACCGCCCATGTAAGGAACGATGGCAGCTGCTGGGCCACGACGTGATGGATATTTGTCTAGATCTTGATCACCTTTAAGAGCCTCTGGATAGTTCTCTCCAAAATCCTGCTCTGCCACATACTGTACAAAAGTGTTCAAACCTTCATCCATCCATGTCCATTGACGCTCGTCACTATTCACGATCATTGGGAAATAATTATGTCCTACCTCGTGGATAATTACCGATATCATTCCATATTTAGTACGGTCAGAATAAACGCCGTTCTCGTCTGGACGACCATAGTTCCAGCAAATCATAGGATATTCCATCCCTTGATTTTTTGCATGAACTGATATTGCTTTAGGATAAGGATAGTCAAAGGTCATTCTAGAGTAAGACTCTAGTGTTTGCTTTACAGCATACGTTGACCACTGCTCCCATAAAGGATTACCTTCTGGCGGGTAGATAGAAACGGCCATGATGTCCTTTCCTCCTACTTTTACTGCCATCGCATCGGCGATGTATCTTCTTGAAGAAGTCCAACCAAAGTCACGTACATAATCAGCCTTGAGCTTCCATGTTTTAGTCGCTGTTGCATTTCCTTGAGCCATTTTTTCTGCTTCTTCTTGAGTACGCAGGATTACTGGCTTATCATAGCTTTTAGTTGCTTGCTCATAGCGGTTCATTTCCGTTTTTGAATAAACGTCTTTCTTGTTTTGGATAACTCCGGTACCGTCTAACCAGTGATCTGCAGGAACGGTGATGTTTACTTCAAACGTACCAAACGGTAGCGCAAACTCATCACGACCCCAGAACTGACTGTTTTGCCATCCTTCAACATCATTATAAACAGCCATACGTGGATAGAACTGTGCAATTACATAAGCTCTATTACCATCAGGGAACTCTTCATAACCACTACGGCCGCGA
This window harbors:
- a CDS encoding dipeptidase; the protein is MNTRPYIDQHKDRFINELIDLLKIPSISADPAYKDDVIKTAQVVHDQLKKAGCDHVEICETPGYPIVYGEKMIDKDLPTVLVYGHYDVQPPDPVELWDSPPFEPVIKKTDLHPDGAIFARGACDDKGQMYMHVKAMEYMTTNNELPCNVKFMIEGEEEVGSESLEWFLERNQEKLANDVILISDTGMISKETPSITTGLRGLSYVEVEVTGPNRDLHSGLYGGAVANPINILCDMIGQLHDENNHITIPGFYDKVEELSTEERAEMAKAPFSQEAYNKALDINAEHGEKGYTTNERNSIRPTLDVNGIWGGYTGEGAKTVIASKAFAKISMRLVPDQDWKEITELFKKHFESLAPESVTVKVMPHHGGIAYVTPIDSIEYQAASAAYEDTFGKKPIPQRSGGSIPIVALFEKQLNSKSILMGFGLDSDAIHSPNEHFGVWNYLKGIETIPHFYKHYTAMKK
- a CDS encoding Sec-independent protein translocase subunit TatA/TatB — protein: MFSLPLFISTPEMMIVGLVIILVFGSDKLPEIARGIAKAMSTVRNATDDLKNEITKSAEEHGFNEDVKKITQQIEEVKDQIEESGSIKRKMR
- a CDS encoding M1 family metallopeptidase, with amino-acid sequence MKAIKFLFLGMMLVSYGSFAQEAEKQEEPAKEHANENKFRQLYQEFSTPNQYRSASGAPGPMYYQQRADYKMDIKLDDANHHINGYETITYTNKSPDNLDYLWVQLDQNVRAKDSKSPLIEGSGVPSATTPSNFASTFLKEPFDGGFNITKVLDSKGKGLTYTINQTMMRVELPETLKPGKSFEFDIEWDYNINNHVDGRGRSGYEEFPDGNRAYVIAQFYPRMAVYNDVEGWQNSQFWGRDEFALPFGTFEVNITVPADHWLDGTGVIQNKKDVYSKTEMNRYEQATKSYDKPVILRTQEEAEKMAQGNATATKTWKLKADYVRDFGWTSSRRYIADAMAVKVGGKDIMAVSIYPPEGNPLWEQWSTYAVKQTLESYSRMTFDYPYPKAISVHAKNQGMEYPMICWNYGRPDENGVYSDRTKYGMISVIIHEVGHNYFPMIVNSDERQWTWMDEGLNTFVQYVAEQDFGENYPEALKGDQDLDKYPSRRGPAAAIVPYMGGDQRFIAPIMTKGINTYQFGSNAYAKPATGLNILRETIMGRDLFDYAFRTYSQRWMFKHPTPEDFFRTMEDASAVDLDWFWRGWFYTTQYTDMAIGEVDRFYVSNEINAETKKIAEERGIPLDRLPPLVFMVKEGSEEFDENLKGKDPKEEAVALNEYLMDNFTPEERGMMKSPKYFYQVTVEKPGGLVMPIILEYTYADGSTEMVTHPAEIWRYNDKEVTISKATMKEVTKIVIDPNLETADVDVTNNTWPQEATVDKFEEMKN
- a CDS encoding phosphatase PAP2 family protein yields the protein MWESLVQIDQDIFRFINGLPISRFNEFWLFVTQIENWIPLYLLFFFILIYKLRWRRGLASILGVFTVASVTLWLTNVVKDQVQRLRPNNEPALVDAINVFQMPENFSFWSGHSAVSFAVTTFVVLLLRKYSWSRWYLLFYLWPLTFALSRIMVGVHYPFDVIVGMLVGLLLGILFYKAMVAIFQKLQHST
- a CDS encoding DUF4407 domain-containing protein, which produces MQSFFIFCSGADADLLDQCSAGERNKYAGIGATVFFTALMAFFAASYALFTVFDSYLIASAFGLVWGLLIFNLDRYIVSTLKKSDRKINEIWQATPRILLAIIIAVVISKPLELKIFEKEIDQVLLEQKNQLTLANQEQVGLLYAGDELAFAKAIQELNNEIATKEAQVEQLYSTYIAEAEGTAGTNRIGKGPVYQEKRDKHDAALAELTSLKAINAAKIADLESQLAQLQTQEAEQLAATQPVIDNFDGLMARIAALNSLPFLTSFFIFLLFLAVETSPIIAKLLAPRGEYDYKLAERENLVKSWVLQQQSQQQILMQTDRELNNRVYSDIADEDELYQYKKKTARQLMQKQADAFYEKQKRILG
- a CDS encoding M56 family metallopeptidase, with amino-acid sequence MEQHLINSSICLFSLWLTYKLLLENTSWHRFKRFYLLGSVVASAIVPLIVVRTIVIPVQIYQTPVIPEFEYVETTVAETGFQIDWMMVLMAIYIIGTLIMATRLALNLRNLRVQPTDEITEYKNYQLVLRSLIEVPHSFLNKIYASRKNYHAGRIPEVVLDHEKAHLDQKHSLDILFIEALIVLMWFNPLVYLLKYSVKLNHEFLADQAVIAAGANTHQYQETLLAFTAGKQQRALANTFNFPIIKKRFTIMKTQTNHTAGLLRSLAIIPVLALLVISCGQEETVMETDVIEEEKSEELDEKFIVIEAKANEGVVYVKGVDYKYVRDDAKINFYDSVGNKIDFENQGYTLIEIEEIDEEIIYEQIDITAKEIKEYDNLAQKHTAELEEKGNSIFLGKETTRMQALWHNMNTQQKAKAEPWPYVGVGDTEAGEIAAPPVPKKNDTMLSGMPLSNGAKIIYAPVSMPAYDFNANFYNQSDLAKLRKQYGQNLIAITGYTNYEGNRYEYAEDYKGGTYFNENMEMVDLEKKARGKIIRKTILPPPPPPPMPSNASIIKGLNNGSMKLFIKGNPASTSEAARLPESYKNNEMYMKRKNGVLNIYFEGELNDKAATEKISPQITTDKDKQTASIQNGSWKDVKYFLQSGTESTSESQANEDYQKRMAFLNLADKQLKPVNYTIDGRKVNQAQVKQLIASNNSVPFSLVTEKGDQHELAFKTSNERISATELQKMYSRLFETVDLNKNRKQFVLVSSNATTRPQQDTLYTITDKATNEKMDVRFVRTEDPYSFYELNGDRGDGTFIHNGVKYKYNMPTDLSLELFDEDGKKLTSDQIKKLKLVLTPIWNSKSEEKVLKNDPVVRQYFENGNAVFFHRDGYTNDYAEMIAYDFGDTYIHKFLEHGKLRIDLIPYSWKKTNPTLIDFFKRDNI
- a CDS encoding BlaI/MecI/CopY family transcriptional regulator, producing the protein MKLSKSEEELMNIIWKKEKAFMKDLLEAYPEPKPKSTTIATMLKRMTDKGFVGYKLYGNSRQYHALIEKSAYFSKHVNGLIKNFFNDSASQFASFFTKETNLSQKELKELKKIIDDQIKDA
- a CDS encoding O-methyltransferase — protein: MFFLPKDLDDYIVQHSQDEPQILQDLTRETYRKVLQPIMLSGAYQGRVLSMISQLRAPKQVLEIGTFTGYSALCLMEGMPDGSELHTIDINEELEDMAAGYFARFRESENKNITIHQHIGDATTIIPSLQAGFDLVFIDADKPNYVNYYHQVMEKVTSGALIITDNVLWHGKVVKDVKPKDSSTPILLEYNKLLKEDPRLQTVLLSVRDGLTLSRVL